Proteins from one Anaerolineae bacterium genomic window:
- a CDS encoding M48 family metalloprotease → MKRSLSLVLISIVFAVSFIGCAHTQTATHIPPKHLAARMIKIVEEVSGCIQPKTKLEYYISNHSEPNAWVTDDNLYFTEGIFVFDDNVLKFVMSHEIAHNKLGHLAKAKTVSYITTGVMLAVDIILPGAGLLNYLANPAVVNNFNKIQESEADTEASKACLCLGISISDQIEILKKLKLAIADSGKFWDKHPSWDERIENIKKTNITGR, encoded by the coding sequence ATGAAAAGATCGCTTTCATTAGTGCTTATAAGTATTGTTTTTGCAGTATCATTCATAGGCTGCGCCCATACTCAAACAGCAACCCATATCCCCCCGAAACACCTGGCCGCCAGAATGATTAAAATAGTCGAAGAAGTGTCCGGCTGCATACAGCCAAAAACCAAGCTGGAATATTATATATCAAACCACAGCGAGCCTAACGCCTGGGTAACAGACGATAATCTTTACTTTACCGAAGGCATTTTTGTTTTTGATGATAATGTTCTTAAATTTGTTATGTCTCATGAGATCGCCCATAATAAGCTCGGCCATCTCGCAAAAGCAAAAACCGTAAGCTATATTACCACAGGCGTTATGTTGGCGGTTGACATTATTCTTCCCGGCGCCGGGCTTCTAAACTATTTGGCCAACCCTGCTGTTGTAAATAATTTTAACAAAATACAGGAATCTGAAGCTGACACAGAGGCATCTAAAGCTTGTTTATGCCTTGGCATTTCAATTTCCGATCAAATAGAAATATTAAAAAAACTAAAGCTTGCCATAGCTGATAGCGGCAAGTTTTGGGACAAACATCCTTCCTGGGATGAGCGTATTGAGAATATCAAAAAAACAAATATTACTGGAAGGTAG